A stretch of Planococcus citri chromosome 5, ihPlaCitr1.1, whole genome shotgun sequence DNA encodes these proteins:
- the LOC135846932 gene encoding uncharacterized protein LOC135846932 isoform X1 — MKCINTSMLVKENKIIVMYCTIRIIFLSLLFLKLEGLIFLKFVSASEHSLFDKSKSFNAPKKPLTFLTPFDEVFVLKHTGRSLDLDLITPKTVGALTGGLLGENIYRFHKCRWYWQDGLSSGNCNNGSVLESRLYYFNIKYGSFKNALHYPNGVIDVFIPIETNGHIYNPLYWEFEKQMGEKIKKPDDQALINGGVTYLWYEHFTYKDVYSLYSGSSHFDEESGKTYFNTITIELPLNRLVNFVSHEQFKHTFGSLVNCSGKPLSNPVPDIQHSSRVKKEKGICVINLPA, encoded by the exons atgaaatgcATAAACACGAGTATGCTAGTgaaagagaataaaataatcGTCATGTATTGtacaattcgaataatttttttgagcctTTTATTTCTCAAACTTGAAGGATTAATATTCTTAAAATTCGTCTCAG CTTCTGAACATTCGTTGTTTGATAAAAGTAAAAGTTTCAATGCACCTAAGAAACCATTGACATTTTTAACACCATTCGACGAAGTATTTGTACTAAAACATACCGGACGATCAC TTGATCTTGATCTTATCACACCTAAAACTGTTGGTGCTTTAACTGGAGGTCTCTTAGGAGAAAATATCTATAGATTTCATAAATGTCGGTGGTACTGGCAGGATGGTTTGAGTTCAGGAAACTGTAATAACGG atCGGTTTTAGAATCGAGGTTATAttatttcaatataaaatatggcagtttcaaaaatgctttacATTATCCAAATGGTGTCATTGATGTTTTTATTCCAATTGAAACCAAT ggCCATATTTACAACCCATTATATTGGGAATTTGAGAAAcaaatgggagaaaaaatcaagaaaccgGATGATCAGGCTTTGATTAATGGAGGAGTTACGTACCTTTGGTATGAACATTTTACTTATAAGGATGTTTACAGTTTATATTCAGGATCATCTCATTTTGATGAAGAAAGTGGTAAAACGTATTTTAATACGATTACCATCGAGTTACCATTAAACCGTCTAGTAAACTTCGTGTCTCATGAACAG TTCAAACACACATTTGGTTCGTTGGTGAACTGTTCAGGGAAACCTTTGAGCAATCCGGTACCTGACATTCAACATTCATCGCgagttaaaaaagaaaaaggaattTGCGTGATAAACTTACCAGCCTGa
- the LOC135846932 gene encoding uncharacterized protein LOC135846932 isoform X2, producing MYCDRILLTFLLAFYLTMPLRWVSASVNFFAATDETFSMKFTGKSVEALGPHKANGTITHGFLSLDVYQFHKLVYYWVTNNSTHKFTLHVEDIFFNRKYGSYQKAFYHPDGIVQVCVPVFANALIDNPLYYKFEEAFNKIKNKPGKTTDIISESTYSWIMNFFPGVIYVHYKSRYFDEDSGKSCPYATTIMLPIVPSLNFISSRQYLSTFGSLVDSSKRPLNDPPPLAFPRSFVGIGINIILIHIKG from the exons ATGTACTGTGATCGAATattgttgacatttttgttAGCTTTTTACTTGACCATGCCACTCAGATGGGTTTCAG CATCGGTCAACTTCTTCGCTGCCACAGACgaaacattttcaatgaaatttacAGGAAAATCgg ttgaaGCCTTAGGTCCACACAAAGCCAATGGCACCATAACGCACGGTTTTTTAAGCCTAGATGTCTATCAATTCCATAAACTGGTATATTATTGGGTAACCAATAATTCTACacacaa ATTCACGTTACATGtggaagatatttttttcaatagaaaatatgGGTCTTATCAGAAGGCATTTTATCACCCTGACGGCATAGTTCAAGTTTGTGTTCCTGTTTTTGCCAAC GCATTAATTGACAATCCGCTGTACTATAAATTTGAAGAAGCGTTCAATAAAATCAAGAATAAGCCCGGAAAAACCACTGATATCATAAGTGAATCTACGTACAGTtggataatgaatttttttccaggaGTTATATACGTGCATTATAAAAGTAGATATTTTGACGAAGATTCTGGAAAAAGTTGTCCTTATGCAACAACTATTATGTTACCGATAGTACCTTCGCTGAATTTCATATCCAGTCGACAG tACCTCAGCACATTCGGATCATTGGTTGATTCTTCAAAAAGACCCTTGAATGATCCACCACCCCTAGCATTTCCAAGATCTTTCGTAGGCATTGGAATAAATATAATACTTATCCACATAAAGGGATAA
- the LOC135847862 gene encoding uncharacterized protein LOC135847862, with translation MYISRVILTFLLTFYLNIPFNEVSAIYPSSLICKECEENSISFHAAKNEKFSLKYTGNAVEAFGPPTTNGTLTGGIFGDEVYQFYKLAYFWKTDYFTYKFTLQVGDIFFNKKYESYKNALNYPDGIVQICTPVFANGLIDNPLFTKFEKAFNQIKSNPGKITCIESGPTFNWIQHFPPEVTYVYFKSMYFDKDTGKSYPCATTVKLPLKPLLNFISCRQYLSTFGSLVDISKRPLNNPPLLDIPKSLVGFGWNIKVIDVDE, from the exons atgtACATTTCACGAGTAATATTGACATTTCTACTAACTTTTTACTTAAATATACCATTCAACGAAGTTTCAG caatttatcCTTCTTCGCTGATCTGTAAAGAATGTGAGGAGAATTCCATCAGTTTTCACGcagctaaaaatgaaaaattttcattaaaatatacaGGAAACGCGG TTGAAGCTTTTGGTCCACCAACAACAAATGGCACATTAACAGGTGGTATTTTTGGTGACGAAGTTTATCAATTCTATAAACTggcatatttttggaaaaccgaTTATTTCACATACAA ATTCACATTACAAGtaggagatatttttttcaacaaaaagtacGAGTCTTATAAAAACGCACTAAATTATCCTGATGGTATAGTTCAAATTTGTACTCCTGTTTTTGCCAAC GGACTAATTGACAATCCATTGtttactaaatttgaaaaagcgtttaatcaaatcaaaagtAATCCAGGAAAAATCACATGTATAGAAAGTGGGCCTACATTTAATTGGATACAGCATTTTCCTCCTGAAGTGACATACGTGTATTTTAAAAGTATGTATTTTGACAAAGATACGGGAAAAAGCTATCCTTGTGCTACCACTGTCAAGTTACCATTGAAACCTCTGCTGAATTTCATATCTTGTCGACAG TACCTCAGCACATTCGGATCACTGGTTGATATTTCAAAGAGACCCTTGAACAATCCACCATTGTTAGATATTCCAAAATCTCTCGTAGGTTTTGGATGGAATATAAAAGTTATTGATGTAGATGAATGA